The following proteins are co-located in the Desulfatitalea tepidiphila genome:
- a CDS encoding 1-deoxy-D-xylulose-5-phosphate reductoisomerase yields MKALAILGATGSIGQSTLKIVDRFRDRFCVKALTAKSNVALLAEQIRRFEPALAVVEEERAAGQLKERIGAGHRTEVLWGADAYCQAASMEGVDLMVGAMVGAAGLAPTLAAIEAGKDVALANKETLVMAGAIVMQAVADHGVRLLPVDSEHSAIFQCLQGQRAQEVDKILLTASGGPFRETPLSQFKEILPAQALKHPNWSMGAKITIDSATLMNKGLEVIEAKWLFGVNPEQIEVVVHPQSIVHSMVAFCDGAIIAQLGIPDMQGAIAYALSYPQRLALQQPMPNLPAIHALTFESPDTQKFPCLRLAFEAVQKGGTLPAVMNAANEIAVAAFLDGRLRFTDIAAVVAKTMSAHAIDSTPGLAAILAADQWARLKSQSMVEELAAI; encoded by the coding sequence ATGAAGGCGCTCGCCATACTGGGGGCCACTGGTTCCATCGGCCAAAGCACGCTGAAGATCGTCGATAGATTCCGCGACCGCTTCTGCGTCAAGGCGCTGACGGCGAAAAGCAATGTGGCCCTGCTGGCCGAACAGATTCGACGCTTTGAGCCGGCGTTGGCCGTGGTCGAGGAAGAGCGGGCCGCCGGGCAACTCAAAGAGCGGATTGGCGCCGGCCACCGGACGGAAGTTCTTTGGGGCGCAGACGCCTATTGCCAGGCGGCGAGCATGGAAGGGGTCGATCTGATGGTCGGCGCCATGGTCGGTGCCGCCGGGCTGGCGCCCACCCTGGCCGCCATCGAGGCGGGCAAGGACGTCGCCCTGGCCAACAAGGAGACCCTGGTGATGGCCGGTGCCATCGTCATGCAGGCGGTGGCCGATCACGGCGTTCGCCTGCTGCCGGTCGATAGCGAGCACAGCGCCATCTTTCAGTGCCTCCAGGGACAACGCGCCCAGGAGGTCGACAAGATTCTGCTCACCGCTTCGGGCGGCCCGTTCCGAGAAACACCTTTGAGCCAGTTCAAGGAGATCCTGCCGGCCCAGGCGCTCAAACACCCCAATTGGTCCATGGGCGCAAAGATCACCATCGATTCGGCGACCCTGATGAACAAGGGCCTGGAGGTCATCGAGGCCAAGTGGCTGTTTGGCGTGAACCCCGAGCAGATCGAGGTCGTGGTCCATCCCCAGAGCATCGTCCACTCCATGGTGGCCTTTTGTGATGGGGCGATCATCGCGCAGCTCGGTATTCCAGACATGCAGGGCGCCATCGCCTATGCGCTCTCGTATCCGCAGCGGCTCGCATTGCAACAGCCGATGCCGAACCTTCCAGCGATCCATGCCTTGACCTTCGAATCCCCGGATACCCAGAAGTTTCCCTGCCTGCGACTGGCCTTCGAGGCCGTTCAAAAGGGTGGTACCCTGCCGGCCGTCATGAATGCCGCCAACGAGATCGCGGTGGCGGCCTTTCTCGATGGGCGTTTGAGGTTTACCGATATCGCCGCAGTCGTCGCAAAGACCATGTCCGCGCATGCGATCGATTCGACGCCCGGTCTCGCCGCAATTTTGGCCGCGGATCAATGGGCTCGGCTCAAATCGCAAAGCATGGTTGAAGAGTTGGCTGCAATTTAA
- a CDS encoding isoprenyl transferase produces MSSKASNVEYSVDDKLPRHVAIIMDGNGRWAKKRLLNRVKGHEKGVEAVRRIVEACRELHISVLTLYAFSTENWQRPQSEVKALMGLLKRFLVEETPELSKNNIRLNVIGQLHRLPEDVRATIDQVREATAVNSGMLLNLALSYGGRTEITDMVRAVAVKVASGDIAPEDIDESVVADHLYTAGIQDPDLMIRTSGEMRISNFLLWQLAYSEIFVTPTLWPDFTREEFLTILQDYQRRDRRFGRVS; encoded by the coding sequence TTGAGTTCTAAGGCTTCTAACGTCGAGTATTCAGTAGACGATAAGCTTCCTCGACATGTGGCCATTATCATGGACGGAAATGGCCGCTGGGCCAAAAAGCGCCTTCTGAATCGCGTGAAGGGACACGAGAAAGGCGTAGAAGCCGTCAGACGGATCGTAGAAGCCTGTCGTGAACTCCATATCTCAGTGCTGACGCTCTATGCATTCTCCACGGAAAACTGGCAGCGACCGCAAAGTGAAGTAAAGGCCCTGATGGGGCTCTTGAAGCGTTTTCTTGTCGAAGAAACACCCGAACTCTCCAAAAACAACATTCGGCTGAACGTGATCGGGCAACTGCACCGTCTGCCGGAGGATGTGCGCGCCACCATCGATCAGGTCCGTGAGGCGACCGCCGTGAACAGTGGTATGCTCCTCAATCTGGCGCTCAGCTACGGCGGGCGAACGGAGATTACCGACATGGTGCGGGCGGTCGCAGTCAAGGTCGCCTCCGGTGACATTGCTCCGGAAGATATCGATGAATCGGTCGTGGCCGACCACCTGTACACAGCAGGCATTCAGGATCCGGATTTGATGATTCGCACCAGCGGCGAGATGCGCATCAGCAACTTTTTGTTGTGGCAATTGGCATACAGCGAGATATTCGTCACGCCTACGCTGTGGCCCGATTTTACACGGGAAGAGTTTCTGACTATCTTGCAGGATTATCAGCGGCGGGACAGGCGATTCGGCCGAGTGAGTTAG
- the rpsB gene encoding 30S ribosomal protein S2: MAYVTMKELLEAGVHFGHQTKRWNPKMKPYIFGARNGIYIVDLQKTVRMFKTAYDFIVDTAASGKSVLFVGTKKQAREAIYEEANRCEMYYVHNRWLGGMLTNFQTIKKSIDRLNYLNQIELDGTIELFPKKERLKMAKERGKLDSTLGGIRNMGKLPGAMFVIDPKNEAIAIREARRLHIPIVGVVDTNCDPDEVDFIIPGNDDAIRAIRLISSRMADACIDGQKRLKEKKQAETDKAEDVTSGTEAAGVDLKPGERKVISDGSQGPIVEIIRKSGDEAADSKPAEEATTGQTGE; this comes from the coding sequence ATGGCTTATGTGACCATGAAGGAGTTGCTGGAGGCCGGTGTTCATTTCGGTCACCAGACCAAGCGTTGGAATCCCAAGATGAAGCCGTACATTTTCGGCGCTCGCAACGGAATTTACATCGTGGACCTGCAAAAAACGGTGCGTATGTTCAAAACGGCATACGATTTCATCGTCGATACGGCGGCCTCGGGGAAATCGGTTCTTTTTGTCGGCACCAAAAAGCAGGCCAGGGAAGCGATCTACGAAGAGGCCAACCGCTGTGAAATGTACTACGTGCATAACCGCTGGCTGGGCGGCATGCTCACCAATTTCCAGACGATTAAAAAGAGCATCGATCGCCTCAACTATCTGAACCAGATCGAGTTGGACGGCACGATCGAGCTTTTTCCCAAAAAAGAGCGGCTTAAAATGGCCAAGGAAAGAGGCAAACTGGACAGCACCCTGGGCGGTATCCGCAACATGGGCAAGCTGCCGGGGGCCATGTTTGTCATCGATCCGAAGAATGAAGCCATCGCCATTCGTGAAGCCCGACGATTGCATATTCCCATCGTCGGTGTGGTCGATACCAATTGCGATCCGGATGAGGTGGATTTTATCATTCCGGGCAACGACGACGCCATTCGCGCCATCCGCCTGATCTCTTCACGAATGGCCGATGCGTGCATCGATGGCCAGAAGCGCCTCAAAGAGAAAAAGCAAGCCGAGACAGACAAGGCCGAAGATGTCACGTCCGGGACGGAAGCGGCAGGCGTCGATCTGAAGCCGGGCGAGCGAAAAGTGATATCCGACGGTTCCCAAGGCCCGATCGTTGAAATTATTCGCAAATCCGGAGATGAGGCCGCGGATTCAAAACCCGCCGAAGAAGCCACAACCGGTCAAACAGGAGAGTAA
- the rseP gene encoding RIP metalloprotease RseP produces MSTLLNFVIVLGILIFFHELGHFLVARLFGVGVEKFSLGFGPRIVGKTIGRTDYRISLIPLGGYVKMVGEEPDAPLPPEDIPYAFNHKHVAKRSLIVAAGPLFNVLLAILIFTGGLYFSGLPSIRPVIRTVEKASPAQEAGLQTGDLIEVINGERVFSWRGIDEMIDKSQGLPLNIEIKRNGEPLAFTVTPKPTTAKDIYGDPITYFDLGIKGYAEPSAIVDETVKGMPADKGGIKKGDRIVAIDGHTIERWEAMQEIVSASKGRPLVFRILRDGETFEARIEPEEVQEKNVMGVKESVYRIGIRRAGIAIPEEDQITLDIGVWGAVSKGLEQTWNVVKATGYFFVKLVERKVPSEAIGGPIRIAQMANQQAQEGLLAWLYFIAIISVNLAVINLVPIPVLDGGHLLFFAIEAVLRKPVSLKMRETAQQIGIFLLLLLMIFVFYNDIMITWFR; encoded by the coding sequence ATGAGCACACTTTTAAATTTCGTCATCGTTTTGGGAATCCTTATTTTTTTCCACGAACTGGGCCATTTTCTGGTCGCGAGACTGTTCGGTGTGGGGGTGGAGAAATTCTCCCTGGGATTTGGCCCGCGGATCGTGGGCAAGACCATTGGCCGGACCGATTACCGTATCTCGCTGATTCCCCTCGGTGGCTATGTCAAAATGGTGGGCGAAGAACCCGATGCCCCATTGCCACCGGAGGATATTCCCTACGCCTTCAATCACAAACATGTGGCCAAACGAAGTTTGATCGTGGCCGCCGGCCCGCTGTTCAACGTGTTGCTGGCGATCTTGATATTCACAGGAGGGCTCTACTTTTCCGGATTGCCAAGCATTCGACCGGTCATTCGAACGGTGGAGAAAGCGAGTCCCGCCCAAGAGGCGGGGTTGCAGACCGGCGACTTGATCGAAGTGATCAACGGTGAACGGGTTTTCTCCTGGCGCGGCATCGACGAGATGATCGATAAGAGTCAGGGTCTACCGCTGAACATCGAAATCAAACGCAATGGCGAACCGCTTGCCTTTACCGTCACGCCCAAGCCGACCACGGCAAAAGACATTTATGGGGATCCGATCACCTATTTCGACCTCGGTATTAAAGGGTATGCCGAGCCCAGCGCCATTGTGGACGAGACGGTCAAGGGCATGCCGGCCGACAAAGGCGGCATTAAAAAAGGGGATCGCATCGTCGCCATCGACGGCCACACCATCGAACGGTGGGAGGCGATGCAGGAGATCGTTTCGGCTTCAAAGGGGCGTCCGCTTGTCTTTCGCATCCTGCGGGACGGGGAGACTTTCGAAGCCCGCATCGAACCCGAGGAGGTGCAGGAGAAAAACGTGATGGGCGTGAAGGAAAGCGTCTATCGCATCGGCATCCGACGGGCGGGCATCGCCATACCCGAAGAGGACCAGATCACCCTCGATATCGGCGTTTGGGGCGCAGTGAGCAAGGGCCTGGAGCAGACCTGGAACGTAGTGAAGGCCACCGGTTATTTCTTCGTCAAGCTGGTCGAGCGCAAGGTGCCGTCCGAGGCCATCGGCGGGCCCATTCGAATTGCCCAGATGGCCAACCAGCAGGCTCAAGAGGGGTTGCTCGCCTGGCTCTACTTCATTGCCATCATCAGCGTCAATCTCGCGGTGATCAACCTGGTGCCCATTCCGGTGCTCGACGGCGGCCATTTACTCTTCTTTGCCATAGAGGCCGTTCTGCGTAAACCGGTCAGCTTGAAGATGCGCGAAACCGCTCAGCAGATCGGCATTTTTCTCCTGCTTCTGTTGATGATATTTGTTTTTTATAATGATATTATGATCACCTGGTTCAGGTAA
- the tsf gene encoding translation elongation factor Ts, with protein MADISAAMVKALREKSGAGIMDCKEALASCDGDMEKAVDFLRKKGLATAAKRAGRATSEGTIQSYIHLGGKIGVMVEVDCETDFVAKTDDFVEFAKNLAMHIAATNPVAIVPEDVPEEILNREKEIYKAQALEMGKPEKMIDKIVDGKLNKFFKDSCLLNQPYVKDPDKTITDYLNEVIAKTGEKITVKRFARFQVGAE; from the coding sequence ATGGCAGACATCAGTGCAGCTATGGTCAAAGCGCTCCGTGAAAAATCCGGAGCGGGCATAATGGATTGCAAGGAGGCCTTGGCTTCCTGTGATGGGGATATGGAAAAGGCCGTCGATTTCCTGCGCAAAAAAGGTCTGGCGACGGCCGCCAAACGCGCGGGACGGGCAACCAGTGAAGGTACCATCCAGTCGTACATTCACCTGGGGGGTAAAATCGGCGTCATGGTGGAAGTCGACTGCGAAACCGATTTTGTGGCCAAGACGGATGATTTCGTGGAATTCGCCAAAAACCTGGCCATGCATATCGCCGCCACCAATCCGGTCGCCATCGTTCCGGAAGATGTGCCCGAAGAGATTCTCAATCGGGAAAAGGAGATCTACAAGGCCCAGGCTCTGGAGATGGGCAAGCCCGAAAAGATGATCGACAAGATTGTCGACGGCAAGCTGAACAAATTTTTCAAGGACAGCTGCCTGCTCAACCAGCCCTATGTGAAAGACCCGGATAAAACCATTACCGATTATCTCAATGAAGTGATCGCCAAAACGGGTGAAAAGATCACCGTGAAGCGGTTCGCCCGTTTTCAGGTGGGAGCTGAATAA
- the frr gene encoding ribosome recycling factor: MIQETYQEARDRMTKSIAALKSELKRIRTGRASSSLLDGIKVDYYGTPTPVPQMATVAIPESRLITIQPWDATAIKDIEKAILKSDLGLTPSNDGKLIRIAIPPLTEQRRKELVKVIHKTSEEYKVAVRNIRRDSNELIKGFKKDGDISEDDAFKAQDEIQKITDEHIKQIDDIYKAKEKEILEF, encoded by the coding sequence ATGATTCAAGAAACCTATCAGGAAGCCCGTGACCGGATGACCAAGAGCATCGCCGCCTTGAAATCGGAGTTGAAGCGAATCCGTACCGGCAGGGCATCGTCTTCTCTACTGGACGGCATCAAGGTGGACTACTACGGTACCCCCACGCCGGTCCCTCAGATGGCCACCGTGGCCATACCGGAAAGCCGTTTGATCACCATCCAGCCGTGGGATGCGACCGCCATCAAGGATATCGAAAAAGCCATCCTCAAATCGGACCTCGGTTTGACGCCGTCCAATGATGGCAAATTGATCCGCATCGCCATTCCACCCCTGACCGAACAGCGCCGCAAAGAGTTGGTCAAGGTCATTCATAAAACCAGCGAAGAATACAAGGTCGCCGTTCGCAATATCCGCCGGGATTCCAACGAGCTGATCAAGGGATTCAAAAAGGACGGGGATATTTCCGAGGACGATGCCTTTAAAGCCCAGGATGAGATCCAGAAAATCACCGATGAGCACATCAAGCAGATAGACGACATCTACAAAGCCAAAGAGAAAGAGATCCTTGAGTTCTAA
- a CDS encoding phosphatidate cytidylyltransferase, which produces MHWKRWVTALVALPFLFLLIIKGGALLFTLAVILVSIISLWEYFRIVFKGQPFPVPFALEIWTYAAAAGVALSFHYQSLRTVLAIFTLHLLGAAFLSIFRFKHSQDAPLLVLKQTFGLMYIPFLLSFLIRFYAQEDGVHWVFWLLLVVAAGDTGAFYVGSYFGKHKLCPAVSPKKTIEGAIGGLAANVIIGTLYQVLFIPSLPFALGIVFALVVGAVGQAGDLFESEFKRAAGVKDSGKLLPGHGGFLDRIDALLFAAPIAFLLKDYLLP; this is translated from the coding sequence ATGCACTGGAAAAGATGGGTAACCGCGCTGGTTGCATTGCCGTTTCTCTTCTTGTTGATTATCAAGGGCGGCGCGCTGCTTTTCACCCTGGCCGTCATTCTGGTCAGTATCATCTCCCTCTGGGAATACTTTCGCATCGTTTTCAAGGGGCAACCCTTTCCCGTTCCGTTTGCGCTCGAAATCTGGACCTATGCCGCCGCGGCCGGCGTCGCCCTGTCGTTTCATTACCAAAGCCTGCGAACGGTTCTCGCCATTTTTACCCTTCACCTTCTCGGCGCCGCGTTTCTATCCATTTTCCGGTTTAAACACTCCCAGGATGCGCCCCTGCTCGTGCTGAAGCAGACATTCGGTCTGATGTACATTCCCTTTCTGCTTTCGTTCCTGATCCGGTTTTATGCACAAGAAGATGGCGTGCATTGGGTTTTCTGGTTGCTGTTGGTCGTGGCAGCCGGCGACACCGGTGCATTTTATGTGGGGTCGTACTTCGGAAAGCACAAGCTGTGTCCGGCGGTCAGCCCCAAAAAGACGATCGAGGGGGCCATCGGCGGATTGGCGGCCAATGTCATCATCGGCACGCTGTATCAGGTGCTGTTTATCCCATCGCTCCCTTTTGCGCTGGGGATTGTGTTCGCGCTCGTCGTCGGCGCCGTGGGCCAGGCCGGGGACCTTTTCGAGTCGGAATTCAAACGGGCGGCCGGGGTGAAGGATTCGGGAAAATTGCTGCCGGGCCATGGCGGCTTTTTAGATCGTATCGATGCCTTGCTTTTTGCGGCGCCGATCGCTTTTCTGCTCAAGGATTACCTGCTGCCATGA
- the pyrH gene encoding UMP kinase — MKQPRYKRVLLKLSGEALMGDQSFGIAPDMLAYVAEEIKKPHDNGVQLAIVVGGGNIFRGVKASSFGMERTSADHMGMLATVINSLALQDALEKKGVQTRVQTAISMHEVAEPYILRRALRHLEKGRVVIFAAGTGNPYFTTDTAAVLRAEEVHAEVLLKATKVDGLYDADPATHPDATFIPNTSYMKVLEKQLRVMDMTAISLAMDNGLPLVVFDLKKAGNIYRVICGDQVGTQISNSCP, encoded by the coding sequence TTGAAGCAACCGAGATATAAGCGCGTCCTGCTGAAACTGAGCGGCGAAGCCCTAATGGGTGATCAGAGTTTCGGCATTGCGCCCGATATGCTTGCTTACGTTGCCGAAGAGATAAAAAAACCCCACGACAATGGCGTACAATTGGCCATTGTCGTGGGAGGCGGCAATATATTCAGGGGCGTAAAGGCATCCTCTTTTGGTATGGAGCGAACCTCCGCAGACCATATGGGCATGCTGGCCACGGTGATCAACAGCCTGGCATTGCAAGACGCTCTAGAAAAAAAGGGGGTTCAGACCCGGGTTCAGACGGCCATATCCATGCACGAGGTGGCCGAGCCGTATATCCTCAGGCGCGCGCTTCGCCATCTCGAAAAGGGCAGGGTGGTCATCTTTGCAGCGGGAACGGGCAATCCCTATTTCACCACCGACACGGCCGCCGTTCTGCGCGCTGAGGAGGTTCATGCCGAAGTGCTGCTGAAGGCGACCAAGGTCGATGGATTGTACGATGCGGACCCGGCCACCCATCCCGATGCGACGTTCATCCCGAACACCTCCTATATGAAAGTGCTCGAAAAACAGCTCCGGGTAATGGACATGACTGCAATTTCCCTGGCCATGGACAACGGTCTGCCCCTGGTCGTTTTCGATCTTAAAAAAGCGGGGAATATCTATCGGGTCATTTGTGGAGATCAGGTTGGAACCCAAATCAGCAACTCGTGTCCGTGA